A genomic stretch from Chitinophaga lutea includes:
- a CDS encoding Crp/Fnr family transcriptional regulator has translation MNTDQFFRKIRTYYDISAAAELAWTNLLQEKTYKKGDNFVSEGQHPRKVGFVVKGLFSQNYIADSGEVVIKYFFPEERMAGSMGAMLSGKPSVFYIAAIEDTTVLEYDFFEFRKLFASHPDIAQFYIHYNDRHWIVEKEPLEIILRAETAAKRYDDFLRKYPNLEKRLKKHHIASYLGVTPTQLSRIFFANK, from the coding sequence ATGAACACCGATCAATTCTTCAGGAAAATCCGGACCTACTACGACATTTCCGCCGCGGCTGAATTGGCCTGGACGAACCTTCTTCAGGAGAAAACGTACAAAAAGGGCGACAACTTTGTATCTGAAGGACAACATCCCAGGAAAGTCGGATTTGTGGTAAAAGGGCTTTTTTCCCAGAATTATATTGCAGACAGCGGCGAGGTGGTCATCAAGTATTTTTTTCCGGAGGAAAGAATGGCCGGCTCCATGGGCGCCATGTTGTCGGGTAAGCCGAGTGTGTTCTACATAGCCGCCATTGAAGATACGACCGTGCTGGAGTATGATTTTTTTGAGTTCAGAAAATTATTCGCTTCTCACCCGGACATTGCACAGTTTTATATTCATTATAATGACCGGCACTGGATTGTGGAAAAGGAGCCCCTGGAAATCATCCTGAGAGCCGAAACAGCCGCTAAAAGGTACGACGACTTCCTCCGGAAGTATCCCAACCTGGAAAAAAGGCTCAAAAAGCACCACATCGCTTCATACCTGGGCGTTACCCCCACGCAGTTGAGCAGGATATTTTTTGCCAACAAGTAA